From a region of the Microterricola gilva genome:
- a CDS encoding DNA helicase, which produces MSLSRKRRKELDHLRSSAEELWEHQQAVLDHANGVAREASRQLGHLTREEVAPRVRESYATYVRPGVDTAREFARGTGATIERAVVPALGNAIGAVMSVGDVARDARVRAAFNRVAQQKVVVPEKKSSGIGGTIALTAAVLVAAGVAYAVWQTFRADDELWVADDETPFDGPRA; this is translated from the coding sequence ATGAGCCTGTCACGAAAGCGTCGCAAAGAACTCGACCACCTGCGCAGTAGCGCCGAAGAATTGTGGGAGCACCAGCAGGCCGTCCTCGACCACGCCAACGGCGTCGCCCGCGAGGCCAGCCGTCAGCTCGGCCACCTCACCCGCGAAGAGGTCGCCCCTCGCGTGCGGGAGAGCTACGCGACCTACGTACGCCCGGGAGTGGACACCGCCCGCGAGTTCGCCAGGGGAACCGGTGCAACGATCGAGCGCGCCGTCGTGCCCGCACTCGGCAACGCCATCGGCGCTGTGATGAGCGTCGGCGACGTCGCCCGTGATGCCCGAGTGCGTGCCGCCTTCAACCGCGTCGCACAGCAGAAGGTCGTCGTGCCGGAGAAGAAGAGTTCCGGTATCGGCGGAACGATTGCCCTGACGGCGGCCGTGCTGGTCGCTGCGGGCGTCGCCTACGCGGTCTGGCAGACCTTCCGAGCGGATGACGAGCTCTGGGTCGCCGATGACGAGACCCCGTTCGACGGGCCGCGCGCCTAG
- a CDS encoding NUDIX hydrolase, translated as MDIRVAAYGVIIRDGCILLAHWNEHGRSGWTLPGGGLEGGENPAQTAVREIFEETGYHAGLDVLLGIDNHVISARSRIAGATHPLNAIRVLYRAHIISGEITHELDGSSDEARWVPLDELESLKTVELVRIALALNERMPANGIPDER; from the coding sequence ATGGACATCAGGGTTGCTGCCTACGGGGTGATCATTCGCGACGGGTGCATTCTGCTCGCACACTGGAATGAGCACGGGCGAAGCGGATGGACGCTTCCAGGAGGCGGCCTGGAGGGCGGCGAGAACCCAGCGCAGACCGCCGTGCGGGAGATCTTCGAGGAAACCGGCTACCACGCGGGCCTCGATGTGCTCCTGGGCATCGACAATCACGTCATATCCGCCCGCTCACGCATCGCGGGTGCCACACACCCGCTCAACGCCATTCGCGTGCTCTACCGGGCGCACATCATCTCGGGGGAGATCACCCACGAGCTCGACGGTTCCAGTGACGAGGCGCGGTGGGTTCCACTCGACGAGCTCGAGAGCCTCAAGACCGTCGAGCTCGTGCGCATTGCCCTGGCACTGAATGAGCGTATGCCGGCCAACGGCATCCCCGATGAGCGCTGA
- a CDS encoding DUF3566 domain-containing protein, producing MSSVADKLAKKSNRRPSTKQVRLKLVYVDFWSAVKLSFLVSICLAIITIVGTFLIYTVLDSTGIFDEADKLFKDITGGAQSLSEILSLPQVMGFTVVVALLDLVVVTALGAIMAVLYNLSVKVTGGVLVGFTNN from the coding sequence ATGAGTAGTGTCGCTGACAAGCTGGCGAAGAAATCCAATCGACGTCCGTCGACCAAGCAGGTGCGCCTGAAGCTGGTCTACGTCGACTTCTGGTCGGCCGTGAAGCTGTCGTTCCTGGTCTCGATCTGCCTGGCGATCATCACGATTGTCGGCACGTTCCTGATCTACACGGTGCTTGACTCGACCGGCATCTTCGATGAGGCCGACAAGCTCTTCAAGGACATCACCGGCGGGGCTCAGAGCCTCTCCGAGATCCTCTCCCTGCCGCAGGTGATGGGGTTCACCGTCGTCGTCGCGCTGCTCGATCTCGTCGTCGTGACGGCGCTCGGCGCCATCATGGCCGTGCTCTACAACCTCAGCGTGAAGGTCACCGGCGGCGTGCTCGTCGGCTTCACGAACAATTAG
- the gyrA gene encoding DNA gyrase subunit A yields the protein MADEDNITGGEQLSADEQQVADTFKAHGKIDQVDLQLEMQRSYLDYAMSVIVGRALPDVRDGLKPVHRRVIYAMFDGGYRPDKAFSKCSRVVGDVMGQFHPHGDSSIYDALVRLVQPWSLRYPLALGQGNFGSPGNDGAAAPRYTETKMAPLALEMVRDIDEDTVDFQDNYDGRTQEPSVLPSRFPNLLVNGSVGIAVGMATNIPPHNLREVAAGAQWYLENPDATREELQEALMQRIKGPDFPTGAQILGVKGIHDAQRTGRGSITMRAVVNVEEIQNRTCLVVTELPYQVNPDNLAIKIADLVKDGKISGIADIRDETSGRTGQRLVIVLKRDAVAKVVLNNLYKHTQLQENFGANMLAIVDGIPRTLSIDGFIHAWVMHQVEVIVRRTQFRLKKAEAEAHIQRGYVKALDALDEVIALIRRSPDVEKARLGLMDLLGVDQLQADAILAMQLRRLAALERQKIIDRLNELELAIAEFHAILASETRQRQIIIDELAEVTAKFGDDRRTEIMYGYDGDMSIEDLIPEEEMVVTVTRGGYVKRTRSDNYRSQHRGGKGVKGAQLRADDVVEHFFVTTTHHWLLFFTNAGRVYRAKAYEIQEAGRDAKGQHVANLLEMQPDEEITQILDIRDYAVATYLVLATRDGLIKKTALSEYDTNRSRGIIAIKLREGDALVSAMLLNEDDDVLLVSRKGMSIRFKASDEALRPMGRSTSGVGGMHFRGDDELLDASVVSDEGYVFVVTEGGYAKRTSVDQYRLQNRNGLGIKVAKLSEDRGDLAGAIIVEEQDEVLVVLASGKVVRSDVAEVPAKGRDTMGVVFAKFADDDRIIAIAKNTERNLENADEESDAPEGEPGKDETVNE from the coding sequence ATGGCAGACGAAGACAACATCACCGGTGGCGAACAGCTGAGCGCCGACGAGCAGCAGGTCGCCGACACGTTCAAGGCGCACGGCAAGATCGACCAGGTCGATCTGCAGCTGGAAATGCAGCGGTCCTACCTCGACTACGCCATGAGCGTCATCGTCGGGCGTGCGCTTCCCGATGTACGCGACGGTCTGAAGCCGGTGCACCGCCGCGTTATCTATGCGATGTTCGACGGCGGCTACCGCCCGGACAAGGCCTTCTCCAAATGCTCGCGCGTCGTCGGCGACGTGATGGGCCAGTTCCACCCGCACGGTGACAGCTCCATCTACGACGCGCTGGTGCGCCTCGTGCAGCCGTGGAGCCTGCGCTACCCGCTGGCCCTCGGCCAGGGCAACTTCGGCTCACCCGGCAACGACGGCGCCGCAGCCCCGCGATACACCGAGACCAAGATGGCCCCGCTCGCCCTCGAGATGGTCCGCGACATCGACGAGGACACCGTCGACTTCCAGGACAACTACGACGGCCGCACCCAGGAGCCGTCGGTTCTGCCGTCCCGCTTCCCGAACCTGCTCGTCAACGGCTCGGTCGGCATCGCGGTCGGCATGGCCACGAACATCCCGCCGCACAACCTGCGCGAGGTGGCAGCCGGTGCCCAGTGGTACCTCGAGAACCCCGACGCGACGCGCGAAGAGCTGCAAGAGGCGCTCATGCAGCGCATCAAGGGGCCCGACTTCCCGACCGGCGCCCAGATCCTCGGCGTCAAGGGGATCCACGACGCCCAGCGCACCGGCCGCGGCTCCATCACGATGCGCGCCGTCGTCAATGTCGAAGAGATCCAGAACCGTACCTGCCTGGTCGTGACCGAGCTGCCGTACCAGGTCAACCCGGACAACCTCGCGATCAAGATCGCCGACCTGGTCAAGGACGGCAAGATCAGCGGCATCGCCGACATCCGCGACGAGACCTCCGGTCGCACCGGCCAGCGCCTCGTCATCGTGCTCAAGCGCGACGCCGTCGCCAAGGTCGTGCTGAACAACCTCTACAAGCACACCCAGCTGCAGGAGAACTTCGGTGCGAACATGCTCGCCATCGTCGATGGCATCCCGCGCACGCTCTCGATCGACGGCTTCATCCACGCCTGGGTCATGCACCAGGTCGAGGTCATCGTCCGCCGCACCCAGTTCCGCCTGAAGAAAGCCGAAGCAGAGGCACACATCCAGCGCGGCTACGTGAAGGCGCTCGACGCCCTCGACGAGGTCATCGCCCTCATCCGCCGCTCCCCGGATGTCGAGAAGGCACGCCTCGGCCTGATGGACCTGCTCGGCGTCGACCAGTTGCAGGCCGACGCGATCCTCGCCATGCAGCTGCGTCGACTGGCCGCCCTCGAGCGCCAGAAGATCATCGACCGCTTGAACGAGCTCGAGCTGGCGATCGCCGAGTTCCACGCGATCCTCGCATCCGAGACCCGCCAGCGCCAGATCATCATCGACGAGCTGGCCGAGGTCACCGCGAAGTTCGGTGATGACCGCCGCACGGAGATCATGTACGGCTACGACGGCGACATGAGCATCGAAGACCTCATCCCCGAGGAGGAGATGGTCGTCACCGTCACCCGCGGCGGCTACGTCAAGCGCACCCGAAGCGACAACTACCGCAGCCAGCACCGTGGCGGCAAGGGTGTCAAGGGCGCCCAGCTGCGCGCGGATGACGTCGTCGAGCACTTCTTCGTCACGACGACGCACCACTGGCTCCTGTTCTTCACCAACGCCGGCCGCGTCTACCGTGCCAAGGCCTACGAGATCCAGGAGGCCGGCCGCGACGCGAAGGGCCAGCACGTCGCGAACCTGCTCGAGATGCAGCCGGACGAGGAGATCACACAGATCCTCGACATCCGCGACTACGCGGTTGCGACGTACCTGGTGCTCGCCACCCGTGACGGCCTGATCAAGAAGACGGCGCTCTCCGAGTACGACACCAATCGGTCCCGCGGCATCATCGCCATCAAGCTGCGCGAGGGCGACGCCCTGGTCTCGGCGATGCTGCTGAACGAGGACGACGACGTGCTGCTCGTCTCGCGCAAGGGAATGTCGATCCGCTTCAAGGCCAGTGACGAGGCCCTGCGCCCGATGGGCCGCAGCACCTCCGGCGTCGGCGGAATGCACTTCCGCGGTGACGACGAGCTGCTGGACGCATCGGTCGTCAGCGACGAGGGCTACGTCTTCGTCGTGACCGAGGGCGGATACGCCAAGCGCACGTCCGTCGACCAGTACCGACTGCAGAACCGCAACGGTCTGGGCATCAAGGTGGCCAAGCTGAGCGAGGACCGTGGCGATCTGGCCGGCGCGATCATCGTCGAGGAGCAGGACGAGGTCCTTGTGGTTCTTGCCAGCGGCAAGGTGGTACGCTCTGACGTCGCTGAAGTCCCTGCCAAGGGGCGCGACACAATGGGCGTTGTATTCGCCAAATTTGCCGATGACGATCGAATCATCGCCATCGCGAAAAACACCGAACGCAATCTGGAGAACGCCGACGAGGAGTCGGATGCGCCAGAGGGCGAACCCGGGAAGGATGAAACCGTAAATGAGTAG
- the gyrB gene encoding DNA topoisomerase (ATP-hydrolyzing) subunit B: MTSEPNTSDAVPEYGADDIQVLEGLEAVRKRPGMYIGSTGPRGLHHLVYEIVDNSVDEALAGYCDVIDVTILADGAVRVIDNGRGIPVDLNKALGKSTVEVVLTVLHAGGKFGGGGYAVSGGLHGVGSSVVNALSSRLEVEVKRQGHVWRQSYKHGVPDAPLAQGEASDETGTQITFWPSADTFETIEFDYETLRARFQQMTFLNKGLRINLTDERESSRDDEGKPRHNSYFYEQGLRDYVEYLNTAKKAEVVHDEIISFESEDTERKIALEVAMQWTMAYTESVHTYANTINTHEGGTHEEGFRAALTTLVNKYAREKGILKEKDENLSGDDVREGLTAVISIKLGEPQFEGQTKTKLGNTEAKAFVQRVVGVELADWFDRNPNQAKDIIRKSLQAATARLAARKAREGARRKGLLESGGMPGKLKDCQSKDPSISEVFIVEGDSAGGSAVQGRNPETQAILPLRGKILNVEKARLDRALGNNEVQAMITAFGAGIGEDFNTEKVRYHKIVLMADADVDGQHITTLLLTLLFRYMRPLIDLGYVYLAQPPLYRLKWSNSAHEYVYSDRERDALLVEGAAAGKRIPKDNGIQRYKGLGEMDYQELWETTMNPETRTLLQVTLDDAAAADEIFSTLMGEDVESRRNFIQQNAKDVRFLDI, encoded by the coding sequence ATGACATCGGAACCGAATACGAGCGATGCAGTGCCCGAATACGGAGCAGACGACATCCAGGTTCTCGAAGGACTTGAGGCGGTGCGCAAGCGTCCGGGAATGTACATCGGTTCGACCGGTCCCCGCGGCTTGCACCACCTGGTCTACGAAATCGTCGACAACTCGGTCGATGAGGCCCTCGCCGGCTACTGCGACGTCATCGACGTGACGATCCTCGCCGACGGTGCCGTGCGCGTGATTGATAACGGCCGCGGCATCCCCGTCGACCTGAACAAGGCTCTCGGCAAATCGACGGTCGAGGTCGTCCTCACCGTCCTGCACGCAGGCGGAAAGTTCGGCGGCGGCGGTTACGCCGTCTCCGGCGGTCTGCATGGCGTCGGGTCCTCCGTGGTCAACGCCCTCTCCAGCCGCCTCGAGGTCGAGGTCAAGCGCCAGGGCCACGTGTGGCGTCAGAGCTACAAGCACGGCGTGCCAGACGCACCGCTCGCCCAGGGCGAGGCCTCGGATGAGACCGGAACCCAGATCACCTTCTGGCCGAGCGCCGACACCTTCGAGACAATCGAATTCGACTACGAGACGCTGCGCGCACGCTTCCAGCAGATGACGTTCCTCAACAAGGGACTGCGCATCAACCTCACCGATGAGCGTGAGTCGAGCCGTGACGACGAGGGCAAGCCGCGTCACAACTCCTACTTCTACGAGCAGGGCCTCCGCGACTACGTCGAGTACCTGAACACCGCCAAGAAGGCCGAGGTCGTCCACGACGAGATCATCTCCTTCGAGTCGGAGGACACCGAGCGCAAGATCGCGCTCGAGGTCGCGATGCAGTGGACGATGGCATACACCGAGAGCGTTCACACCTACGCAAACACCATCAACACGCACGAGGGCGGAACCCACGAAGAGGGCTTCCGTGCCGCGCTCACCACGCTCGTGAACAAGTACGCACGCGAGAAGGGGATCCTCAAGGAAAAGGACGAGAACCTCTCCGGCGACGACGTGCGCGAGGGTCTCACGGCTGTCATCTCGATCAAGCTCGGCGAACCGCAGTTCGAGGGCCAGACCAAGACCAAGCTCGGCAACACCGAGGCGAAGGCATTCGTGCAGCGCGTCGTCGGTGTCGAGCTCGCTGACTGGTTCGACCGCAATCCGAACCAGGCCAAGGACATCATCCGGAAGTCGCTGCAGGCGGCAACGGCTCGCCTTGCCGCCCGCAAGGCTCGCGAGGGTGCCCGTCGCAAGGGCCTGCTCGAGTCCGGTGGAATGCCGGGCAAGCTCAAGGACTGCCAGTCGAAGGACCCCTCGATCTCCGAGGTGTTCATCGTCGAGGGCGACTCGGCCGGCGGTAGCGCCGTGCAGGGCCGCAACCCGGAGACTCAGGCCATCCTGCCGCTGCGCGGCAAGATCCTGAACGTGGAGAAGGCTCGCCTCGACCGCGCGCTCGGCAACAACGAGGTCCAGGCCATGATCACGGCGTTCGGCGCCGGCATCGGCGAGGACTTCAACACCGAGAAGGTCCGCTACCACAAGATCGTTTTGATGGCGGATGCCGACGTCGACGGCCAGCACATCACGACGCTGCTGCTGACCCTGCTGTTCCGCTACATGCGGCCGCTGATCGACCTCGGTTACGTCTACCTGGCGCAGCCGCCGCTGTACCGCCTTAAGTGGTCGAACTCGGCTCACGAGTACGTCTACTCCGACCGTGAGCGTGACGCGCTTCTGGTCGAGGGAGCGGCTGCGGGCAAGCGCATCCCGAAGGACAACGGCATCCAGCGCTACAAGGGTCTCGGCGAGATGGACTACCAGGAACTCTGGGAGACCACGATGAACCCGGAGACCCGCACACTGCTGCAGGTCACGCTTGACGATGCGGCCGCGGCCGACGAGATCTTCTCCACCCTGATGGGTGAAGACGTCGAGAGCCGCCGCAACTTCATTCAGCAGAACGCGAAAGACGTGCGCTTCCTGGATATTTGA
- a CDS encoding DUF721 domain-containing protein, whose protein sequence is MPDLPIVPGSPGEPADQDDAAKATVQHRSALPDETEASRVYLHLKEVFGGFPRGARLKRKKRLDPTESQAFGIGRDPKGLGDSLELLTKQLGWRAPLTQADLLNSWADIAGAETAKHSTPLGIDDGVLTVQCESTAWATQLRLMRVEIMTRIVTEFTEAGVVSIRFQGPNAPSWKKGPRSIPGRGPRDTYG, encoded by the coding sequence ATGCCTGATCTGCCGATTGTGCCGGGGAGCCCAGGGGAACCCGCGGACCAGGACGACGCGGCGAAAGCAACGGTCCAGCACCGGTCTGCCCTGCCGGACGAGACGGAGGCGAGCCGGGTCTACCTGCACCTCAAAGAGGTTTTCGGGGGATTCCCACGCGGAGCACGCCTCAAGCGCAAGAAACGTCTCGACCCGACGGAGAGCCAGGCATTCGGCATCGGCCGCGACCCGAAAGGGCTCGGTGACTCCCTCGAACTGCTCACGAAACAGCTGGGCTGGCGGGCGCCGCTCACCCAGGCCGATCTCCTGAACTCCTGGGCGGATATCGCCGGAGCCGAGACCGCCAAGCACTCGACGCCGCTCGGGATCGACGACGGGGTGCTCACTGTGCAATGCGAGTCGACGGCGTGGGCGACGCAGCTGCGACTCATGCGTGTTGAGATCATGACGCGCATCGTCACGGAGTTCACCGAAGCAGGTGTCGTGTCCATCCGCTTTCAGGGGCCGAACGCCCCTTCCTGGAAAAAGGGCCCCAGATCGATTCCAGGGCGTGGCCCACGCGATACCTACGGCTAG
- the recF gene encoding DNA replication/repair protein RecF (All proteins in this family for which functions are known are DNA-binding proteins that assist the filamentation of RecA onto DNA for the initiation of recombination or recombinational repair.) has protein sequence MFVSHLSLSDFRNYAVAEVELRPGANLIVGRNGQGKTNLVEALGYLSTLGSHRVSNDHAMIRAGQDAAIIRARLEHGQRSILAEVQINRVGANRAQINRSAIKPRELPRYFSSVLFAPEDLALVRGEPSGRRRFLDQLLILRSPRLSGVLTDYDRVLKQRNTLLKSARARGVRGDALSTLDIWDERLVALGSEIIDERLELIRALLDPLRRAYHAVAGDDHGPDLRPQLSILGADIDGDDELGPVMSPLRQVQGGPGQSNGHDPRAGDGLNGGSGGTAERFRSALAAVRGKELDRAITLVGPHRDDLIFMLNALPAKGYASHGESWSFALALKLAAAEILRRETAAGDPVLILDDVFAELDQQRRSRLADAVTGYEQVLITAAVLEDVPAALAAHTIHIRAGEVVDA, from the coding sequence GTGTTCGTTTCGCATCTGAGTCTCAGCGACTTCCGCAATTATGCGGTCGCCGAGGTCGAGTTGCGCCCCGGTGCGAATCTCATCGTCGGGCGGAACGGGCAGGGCAAGACGAACCTCGTCGAGGCGCTCGGCTATCTCAGCACGCTCGGCTCGCATCGCGTGTCGAACGATCATGCGATGATCCGCGCCGGCCAGGACGCCGCGATCATCCGGGCCAGGCTCGAGCATGGGCAGCGGTCGATTCTCGCTGAGGTCCAGATCAACCGGGTCGGAGCGAATCGGGCACAGATCAACCGATCCGCGATCAAGCCGCGTGAGTTACCGCGCTACTTCTCCAGCGTGCTGTTCGCGCCGGAAGATCTCGCGCTTGTGCGGGGCGAACCGTCTGGCAGGAGGCGCTTCCTCGACCAGCTGTTGATCCTGCGCTCCCCGCGTCTGTCCGGTGTGCTCACCGACTACGACCGTGTGCTGAAGCAGCGCAACACGCTGCTGAAATCGGCCAGGGCACGCGGGGTGCGCGGCGACGCACTGTCGACCCTCGACATCTGGGATGAGCGCCTGGTCGCACTGGGCTCAGAGATCATCGATGAGCGCCTGGAGCTGATCCGCGCGCTCCTCGACCCGCTGCGCCGCGCCTACCACGCCGTCGCCGGCGATGACCACGGCCCCGATCTGCGCCCGCAATTGAGCATTCTCGGCGCGGACATCGACGGTGACGATGAGCTCGGCCCCGTGATGTCGCCCCTTCGGCAGGTCCAGGGCGGGCCTGGCCAGAGCAACGGGCATGACCCCAGGGCCGGCGATGGCCTGAACGGCGGGAGCGGCGGCACGGCTGAGCGCTTCCGCTCTGCACTCGCAGCGGTGCGCGGCAAGGAGCTCGATCGCGCGATCACGCTGGTCGGGCCACACCGCGATGACCTCATCTTCATGTTGAATGCCCTCCCTGCCAAGGGTTACGCGAGCCACGGTGAGTCGTGGTCGTTCGCGCTCGCCCTCAAGCTGGCCGCTGCCGAGATCCTCCGCCGCGAGACCGCAGCCGGCGACCCCGTCTTGATCCTCGACGACGTCTTCGCCGAGCTTGACCAGCAGCGCAGGAGCCGCCTGGCCGACGCCGTCACCGGTTACGAGCAGGTGCTCATCACCGCTGCCGTCCTCGAAGACGTGCCTGCGGCTCTCGCTGCCCATACGATCCACATCCGTGCAGGGGAGGTCGTCGATGCCTGA
- the gnd gene encoding phosphogluconate dehydrogenase (NAD(+)-dependent, decarboxylating), protein MHIGLIGLGKMGGNMRSRLRAQGIEVTGFDRNPDVTDVATVAEMVAALPAPRTVWVMVPAGAITDAVIGELNELLEPGDLVIDGGNSRFTEDFKHAELLGTKGIDYIDAGVSGGVWGRENGYGLMVGGSAAQVERVMPVFDALRPDGPREEGFVHVGEVGAGHYAKMVHNGIEYALMQAYAEGYELLDARSDLIKDVPGTFKAWQRGTVVRSWLLELLVRALDEDADLSDIEGYVDDSGEGRWTVEEAIANAVPVPTISASIFARFVSRQDDSPAMKAVAALRNQFGGHEVKKAEG, encoded by the coding sequence ATGCACATCGGTCTCATCGGTCTCGGAAAAATGGGCGGCAACATGCGCAGCCGCCTGCGCGCACAGGGCATCGAGGTCACCGGCTTCGATCGCAACCCCGACGTCACGGATGTCGCGACCGTCGCCGAGATGGTCGCCGCGCTGCCCGCGCCCCGCACCGTCTGGGTGATGGTTCCGGCCGGCGCCATCACGGATGCCGTGATCGGTGAGCTGAACGAGCTGCTCGAGCCCGGGGATCTGGTGATCGATGGAGGCAACTCCCGCTTCACCGAAGACTTCAAGCACGCCGAGCTGCTCGGAACCAAGGGCATCGACTACATCGACGCCGGCGTGTCCGGTGGAGTCTGGGGCCGTGAGAACGGTTACGGCCTGATGGTCGGCGGCAGCGCCGCCCAGGTCGAGCGCGTCATGCCCGTCTTCGACGCACTGCGCCCTGACGGCCCGCGTGAGGAAGGCTTCGTGCACGTCGGTGAGGTCGGCGCCGGCCACTACGCCAAGATGGTGCACAACGGCATCGAATACGCCCTGATGCAGGCCTACGCCGAGGGCTATGAACTCCTCGACGCACGCAGCGACCTGATCAAGGACGTGCCGGGAACATTCAAGGCCTGGCAGCGCGGCACCGTCGTGCGTTCCTGGCTGCTCGAGCTGCTCGTGCGCGCGCTGGACGAGGACGCCGATCTCAGCGACATCGAAGGCTACGTCGACGACTCCGGCGAGGGTAGGTGGACCGTCGAGGAAGCCATCGCCAACGCCGTCCCCGTCCCGACGATCAGCGCGTCGATCTTCGCCCGCTTCGTCTCCAGACAGGACGATTCGCCCGCCATGAAGGCCGTCGCCGCTCTGCGCAACCAGTTCGGCGGGCACGAGGTCAAGAAGGCCGAAGGCTAG
- the dnaN gene encoding DNA polymerase III subunit beta — translation MKFQANRDVFSEAVSFAVKLLPQRTTLPILSGVLIQATETGLILSSFDYEVSAQTEIAADVEETGTVLVSGRLLAEIANRLPNAPVRFSTEESRIIVSSGSASFTLLSMPVEEYPSIPQISSESGLVPAEEFAAAVAQVAVAASRDDVTPVITGVQLEVSENSLGLVATDRYRVAVREINWDGGNNASGETITALVPARTLQEVGKTFGNAGTISVAITNNDDRELIAFTANKKTVTSLLIKGNFPPVRRLFPETTPNHAVMNTAELIEATRRVALVLEREAALRYSFSADGLTLEAIGSEQAQASETIDAVLTGDEIVVSLKPQFLLDGLGAVHSEFVRISFTRTENPNKPGPVLITSQSSKEEPSADSYKYLLQPNLLLR, via the coding sequence GTGAAGTTTCAGGCCAATCGGGATGTCTTCAGCGAGGCGGTTTCCTTCGCCGTCAAGCTCCTCCCGCAGCGCACAACGCTGCCGATTCTGAGCGGTGTGCTCATCCAGGCCACGGAGACCGGGCTGATCCTGTCGTCGTTCGACTACGAGGTCTCGGCGCAAACGGAGATCGCAGCCGATGTCGAGGAGACAGGCACTGTGCTCGTCTCCGGCCGTCTCCTCGCCGAGATCGCCAACAGGCTTCCCAATGCGCCCGTGCGCTTCAGCACCGAGGAAAGCCGCATCATCGTCAGCAGCGGATCGGCCAGCTTCACGCTGCTGTCCATGCCGGTTGAGGAATACCCGAGCATCCCGCAGATCAGCTCCGAGTCCGGGCTCGTGCCCGCCGAGGAGTTCGCCGCCGCCGTGGCTCAGGTCGCCGTCGCCGCTTCGCGTGACGATGTCACCCCGGTGATCACGGGCGTCCAGCTCGAGGTCAGCGAGAACAGCCTGGGGCTCGTCGCCACCGACCGCTACCGCGTCGCCGTTCGCGAGATCAACTGGGATGGCGGCAACAACGCCAGTGGCGAGACCATCACCGCCCTGGTGCCGGCTCGCACGCTGCAGGAAGTCGGCAAGACCTTCGGCAACGCCGGAACGATCTCGGTCGCCATCACCAACAACGACGACCGGGAACTCATCGCGTTCACGGCGAACAAGAAGACGGTCACCAGCCTGCTGATCAAGGGCAACTTCCCGCCCGTTCGCCGCTTGTTCCCCGAGACCACGCCGAACCACGCCGTGATGAACACGGCGGAACTCATCGAGGCAACGCGTCGCGTCGCCCTCGTCCTGGAACGTGAAGCCGCCCTTCGCTACAGCTTCTCGGCTGACGGCCTCACGCTCGAGGCCATCGGTTCCGAGCAGGCGCAAGCCTCCGAGACGATCGACGCCGTGCTCACCGGCGACGAGATCGTCGTCTCGCTCAAGCCCCAGTTCCTGCTCGATGGCCTGGGCGCCGTCCACTCCGAGTTCGTGCGCATCTCGTTCACTCGCACCGAGAACCCGAACAAGCCAGGCCCTGTGCTGATCACCAGCCAGAGCTCGAAGGAAGAGCCGAGCGCCGACAGCTACAAGTACCTGCTGCAGCCCAACCTGCTGCTGCGCTAG